Proteins encoded together in one Ammospiza caudacuta isolate bAmmCau1 chromosome 27, bAmmCau1.pri, whole genome shotgun sequence window:
- the LOC131568647 gene encoding feather keratin Cos2-2-like, producing MSCSEKCQQCRPCEPCCQPCGPCPLASSCTECCVRQCQSSHVVIQPPAVLVTLPGPILSSSPQNTAVGSSTSAAVGSILSCEGVPISSGGFDISCITNCCGGSRCCRPC from the coding sequence ATGTCCTGCTCTGAGAAGTGCCAGCAGTGCCGGCCCTGCGAgccttgctgccagccctgtggcccctgcccgctggccagcagctgcactgagtgctgtgtcaggcagtgccagagctcccaCGTTGTCATTCAGCcgcctgctgtgctggtgaccctgcctgggcccatcctcagctcctccccacAGAACACCGCCGTGGGAtcctccacctctgctgctgttggcagcaTCCTCAGCTGTGAGGGAGtgcccatcagctctgggggcttTGACATCTCCTGCATCACCAActgctgtggtggcagcagATGCTGTCGTCCCTGCTAA
- the LOC131568660 gene encoding feather keratin Cos2-2-like — MSCSEKCQQCRPCEPCCQPCGPCPLASSCNECCVRQCQSSHVVIQPPAVLVTLPGPILSSSPQNTAVGSSTSAAVGSILSCEGVPISSGGFDISCITNCCGGSTCCRPC; from the coding sequence ATGTCCTGCTCTGAGAAGTGCCAGCAGTGCCGGCCCTGCGAgccttgctgccagccctgtggcccctgcccgctggccagcagctgcaatgagtgctgtgtcaggcagtgccagagctcccaCGTTGTCATTCAGCcgcctgctgtgctggtgaccctgcctgggcccatcctcagctcctccccacAGAACACCGCCGTGGGAtcctccacctctgctgctgttggcagcaTCCTCAGCTGTGAGGGAGtgcccatcagctctgggggcttTGACATCTCCTGCATCACCAACTGCTGTGGTGGCAGCACATGCTGTCGTCCCTGCTAA
- the LOC131568591 gene encoding feather keratin Cos2-2-like — MSCSEKCQQCQPCEPCCQPCGPCPLASSCTECCVRQCQSSHVVIEPPAVLVTLPGPILSSSPQNTAVGSSTSAAVGSILSCEGVPISSGGFDISCITNCCGGSTCCRPC; from the coding sequence ATGTCCTGCTCTGAgaagtgccagcagtgccagccctgcgagccttgctgccagccctgtggcccctgcccgctggccagcagctgcactgagtgctgtgtcaggcagtgccagagctcccaCGTTGTCATTGAGCcgcctgctgtgctggtgaccctgcctgggcccatcctcagctcctccccacAGAACACCGCCGTGGGAtcctccacctctgctgctgttggcagcaTCCTCAGCTGTGAGGGAGtgcccatcagctctgggggcttTGACATCTCCTGCATCACCAACTGCTGTGGTGGCAGCACATGCTGTCGTCCCTGCTAA